The proteins below come from a single Pseudodesulfovibrio sp. JC047 genomic window:
- a CDS encoding vitamin B12-dependent ribonucleotide reductase — MSKRTIPAGLPEPIINENAKIVLSRRYQRKDTKGATAETPKELFWRVASSIAKEEDKYTKSSFKSGKLAREFYDLMTSYRFLPNSPTLMNAGTDIGQLAACFVLPIEDDIEGIFDAVKHAAMIHKSGGGTGFSFSRLRAKDSVVGSTGGVASGPLSFLKIFNCATEQIKQGGTRRGANMGILRVDHPDIMDFIKAKERDGELNNFNLSIGLTETFMKAVEKSEDYDLIAPNTGKKVSSLNARDVFNILVQKAWESGDPGIVFLDRINRDNPTPKLGEMESTNPCGEQPLLPYEACNLGSINLGTCFAKGKNGHDSEVDWAELKRIIHLAVRFLDNVIDASQYPLPQITETVEKNRKIGLGVMGWADLLYQLKIPYNSQTAVDMGERLMKFIQDEARSASKTLAAERGHFPTYPESIFGETNLGPYRNATTTTIAPTGTLSIIAGCSSGVEPLFALSFVRNVMDNDKLMETNPYFESALKDAGAYSENLMEKIANVGSIKKMEHLPEALRTIFVTSMDIEPIWHLKMQAAFQKHTDNAVSKTVNLPSNATKENIWDIYWKAYEYGCKGVTVYRDGSKTSQVLCTGESDKKIKEEESVVQNRPDVIYGFTQKISTGLGMLFLTVNEMDGKPFEVFATIGKSGGSITAKAEAIGRLVSLALRSGVEVREIVEQLKGIGGENPKFMKKHLVKSIPDAIAHVFESRYLSGEHVNVQVPSLNKELCPDCGQPLVFEEGCHICKSCAYTKCGG, encoded by the coding sequence ATGTCAAAACGTACAATCCCAGCAGGCCTTCCAGAGCCGATTATCAATGAAAACGCGAAGATAGTTTTAAGCCGCCGATACCAACGCAAGGACACCAAGGGAGCGACAGCCGAAACTCCCAAGGAATTGTTCTGGCGAGTGGCCTCCTCCATTGCCAAGGAGGAAGATAAATACACGAAGTCCTCATTCAAATCCGGCAAACTGGCGCGTGAATTCTACGACCTAATGACCTCATATCGTTTCCTGCCCAACTCGCCCACACTCATGAACGCGGGAACAGACATCGGCCAGCTCGCAGCCTGTTTCGTTCTGCCCATCGAGGATGACATCGAAGGCATTTTCGACGCGGTCAAGCACGCGGCCATGATCCACAAATCGGGCGGCGGCACCGGATTTTCCTTTTCCCGTCTGCGTGCCAAGGATTCCGTGGTCGGCTCCACCGGCGGCGTGGCGTCCGGACCGCTTTCGTTCCTCAAAATTTTCAACTGCGCCACCGAACAGATCAAGCAAGGCGGAACCCGCCGTGGCGCAAACATGGGTATTCTCCGGGTCGATCATCCGGACATCATGGACTTCATCAAGGCCAAGGAACGGGATGGCGAACTCAACAACTTCAACCTGTCCATCGGTCTGACCGAAACCTTCATGAAGGCCGTTGAAAAAAGTGAAGACTACGACCTCATCGCACCGAATACCGGCAAAAAAGTCAGCTCGCTCAATGCCCGGGATGTCTTCAACATTCTGGTGCAAAAAGCCTGGGAGTCCGGCGATCCGGGCATCGTCTTCCTGGACCGCATCAACCGGGACAATCCCACTCCCAAGCTCGGCGAAATGGAATCGACCAACCCGTGCGGCGAACAGCCCCTGCTTCCCTACGAAGCCTGCAACCTCGGGTCCATCAACCTCGGCACCTGCTTTGCCAAGGGGAAAAACGGTCACGATTCCGAAGTGGACTGGGCTGAGCTGAAACGCATCATTCATCTCGCTGTCCGTTTTCTGGACAACGTCATCGACGCATCCCAATACCCACTCCCGCAGATCACGGAAACCGTTGAAAAGAATCGTAAGATCGGGCTTGGCGTCATGGGCTGGGCCGATCTGCTCTATCAGCTCAAGATTCCATACAACTCGCAAACCGCCGTCGATATGGGCGAACGTCTCATGAAGTTCATTCAGGACGAAGCGCGAAGCGCGTCCAAGACCCTTGCGGCAGAACGCGGCCATTTCCCGACCTATCCCGAATCCATCTTTGGCGAGACCAATCTCGGCCCATATCGCAACGCCACGACCACGACCATCGCGCCCACCGGGACTCTGTCCATCATCGCGGGCTGTTCGTCCGGAGTGGAACCCTTGTTCGCCCTGTCTTTTGTCCGCAACGTCATGGACAACGACAAGCTTATGGAAACAAATCCGTATTTCGAATCCGCACTCAAGGACGCTGGCGCGTATTCCGAAAACCTCATGGAAAAAATCGCCAACGTCGGTTCCATCAAAAAGATGGAGCATCTGCCCGAAGCACTCCGGACCATCTTTGTCACATCCATGGACATCGAACCGATCTGGCATCTCAAGATGCAGGCGGCTTTCCAGAAGCACACAGACAACGCGGTCTCCAAGACCGTCAACCTGCCCAGCAACGCAACCAAAGAAAATATCTGGGATATTTACTGGAAAGCGTATGAATACGGATGCAAGGGCGTCACGGTCTACCGGGATGGTTCCAAGACCTCTCAGGTGTTGTGCACAGGTGAAAGTGACAAGAAAATCAAGGAAGAAGAATCCGTCGTTCAAAATCGGCCGGACGTCATTTACGGATTCACCCAGAAAATATCCACCGGCTTGGGCATGTTGTTCCTGACGGTCAACGAAATGGACGGCAAGCCCTTCGAAGTCTTTGCCACCATCGGCAAATCCGGTGGGTCAATCACGGCCAAGGCCGAAGCCATCGGCAGGTTGGTCTCCCTCGCCCTGCGCTCCGGTGTCGAAGTGCGGGAAATCGTCGAGCAGCTCAAGGGGATCGGCGGCGAAAATCCCAAATTCATGAAGAAACATCTGGTCAAATCCATTCCGGATGCCATTGCCCACGTTTTCGAATCCCGCTACCTCAGCGGCGAACACGTCAACGTACAGGTGCCCTCGCTCAACAAGGAGCTTTGCCCGGACTGCGGTCAGCCACTCGTTTTCGAAGAAGGGTGTCACATCTGCAAGTCCTGCGCATACACCAAGTGCGGCGGCTGA
- a CDS encoding class I SAM-dependent methyltransferase produces the protein MHNDELRRIWNERAEYHAARKLTESDDAMSRFYHTSWWRHIEPLLSNFPSGTILEAGCGTGRWAEHLVPLGYSVTLTDISPVMLKKAREHAERKGFVNGVILKEFDVCDLHPFADNSFDMVISTGEPISLCADPEKAFSEYCRVVRPGGYVLCDAGNKYRRALEVFTKDPSAAFLTILETGEHTAHGNMDLHLFGPSELKKNFETLGMTVHTLAGLTPMLTFPPSTTAQTAMQDQTTLQALEELERKYTQTPEIIALSSRLIIVAQKPH, from the coding sequence ATGCATAATGACGAATTACGGAGAATTTGGAACGAACGGGCGGAATATCATGCAGCGCGGAAATTAACAGAATCGGACGATGCCATGAGTCGCTTTTATCACACCAGTTGGTGGCGACATATTGAACCACTTTTGTCGAATTTTCCCAGCGGGACAATTTTGGAAGCGGGCTGCGGGACCGGACGATGGGCTGAACATCTTGTTCCTCTGGGGTATTCTGTCACATTGACGGATATTTCTCCGGTCATGCTTAAAAAAGCTCGGGAACATGCCGAACGAAAAGGATTTGTGAACGGGGTCATATTGAAGGAATTTGATGTCTGCGACCTGCATCCTTTTGCGGACAACAGCTTCGACATGGTCATTTCGACAGGAGAACCTATTTCGTTATGTGCCGATCCGGAAAAGGCATTCAGCGAATATTGTCGAGTCGTCCGCCCCGGCGGCTATGTTTTGTGCGACGCAGGAAATAAATATCGCAGGGCACTCGAAGTTTTCACGAAAGATCCATCGGCGGCATTTTTGACGATTCTTGAAACCGGAGAACACACAGCCCATGGGAACATGGACTTGCATCTTTTCGGACCATCGGAACTCAAGAAGAACTTTGAAACACTGGGGATGACCGTTCATACGCTGGCCGGACTCACACCCATGCTCACATTTCCTCCCAGCACAACTGCCCAAACCGCCATGCAGGACCAGACGACTCTTCAGGCCCTTGAAGAACTTGAAAGGAAATACACCCAAACCCCAGAAATC